The bacterium genome segment AATGAGGGTTAATGAGGTTTTTTTTCGCCTTCGGCCGCGCGCCCGGTTTCGGACCTGTGGCGATTTGTGAGAAAAATAAGAAAGTTTGAAAAAATCTGCGACCTTTTGGTCTTTTTCGTGTCCAAGGAGTAGGTAGGATATGTCCGGGAAGGCGGAAGGTACGGGTGCCCTGGGTGAGCGCGGATTTCTCGAGCGCCTTCGCGCGGGCGATGAGGCGGCTTTCGAGGAGTTGATCCAGATCCATCAGGGCCCGCTTTACGGTTTTCTGCTCCGCATGACGGGCGAGCCGGACGACGCGCTCGATCTGGTGCAGGAAACTTTTATCCGGGCGCTTCGGAGCCTTTCCACTTTCCGCGGGGAATCGACGCTCAAGACCTGGCTGCACCGCATTGCGATGAACCTGTTCTTGAATGAAAAGCGCCGGCCGCAGCGCGAGACCGTCACGCCCGAGGAACTCGAAAGCCAAGAGCCGGGTTTTTGGGATCGGCTGACCGGCCATGTCCCCGAACCGGATGAGGTGGTTGAGAGCCGGCAGGAGATGGCCCGTTTGGAAAAGGCCATATTGAAGTTGCCCGAGGAGTACCGCAGCGTTCTGCTCCTTCGGGATCGGGAGGGGCACACGGCCCAGGAAGTGGCGGAGTTGTTGGAGATATCGGTTGCCGCCGTGAAAAGCCGGCTTCACAGGGCGCGGATGTTTGTCCGGCAAGAGATGCTGGGGACGGCGTGAGGCGGACGGAAGTTTCTGAGAGGTAAACCATGTTCCGGATATTAATGCGTACCATCATGCATGCCATCCAGTTGATGATCTACGGCCCGAAGGAAGGGGAGATGCTCTGCAGCGATGTGGGGCCTCTCCTCTCGGAGTTCATCGACGAGGAGGTTGATGCGGCGACGCTGGAAAAAATAAAGGCCCATCTGGATATGTGCGCCCCTTGCCGGAAATTCATGGAATCGCTCGAAAAAACTTCCCGCATGCTGCGGTCCGATCCCTCCCTGCAAATTTCCGAGGATGCGGCGAAGCAGATGATGGAAAAGCTCCGGGCCGAATACCAGCGCGCCCGCGAGGGACTCGGTGGCCACCACGCGCAGTAGCCGGCTTCGTGTTTCCGCTTTCCTGTTTCCGCTTCCCTTCCAGGTGACCCCGCGGCGGATGCCGTGGGGCGCGCGATTTTCGGCCGAGAAAGTCCGGAAGCCTTTGCGATTATTGTCGGAACATTGTATACCCTGCCCTGCGTGCCGGTGACACCGGCGCTGACCTCGAATTTTTTCCCCAGTACCGGCGGTTCGCCGGGAAAGTATGTCCAACCGAATTTTCCTGGGAGGTAGCCCTGTGGCGCTGGCCGTATGCAATTCGATACAGATTTACTATGAGGATCTCGGAGCGGGGTCGAGCCGGATCCCGGTGGTTTTCATACATGGATTTACCTTGAACAACACCATGTGGAGCCCCCAGAAGCAGGCCCTCCGGGGGACGCACCGGGTGGTGAGCTACGATCTCCGGGGCCACGGGCGCTCCGAGAAGCCGGCGACGGGCTACAGCCGGGACGAGGAGGTGAAAGATTTGATGGACCTCCTCAATGTGATCCGGGCCCCCAAGGCGCATCTGGTCGGGCTCAGCCGGGGGGGCGGGATCGCCATTCAGGCGGCTGCCCAGCATCCCGAG includes the following:
- a CDS encoding anti-sigma factor is translated as MRTIMHAIQLMIYGPKEGEMLCSDVGPLLSEFIDEEVDAATLEKIKAHLDMCAPCRKFMESLEKTSRMLRSDPSLQISEDAAKQMMEKLRAEYQRAREGLGGHHAQ
- a CDS encoding sigma-70 family RNA polymerase sigma factor translates to MSGKAEGTGALGERGFLERLRAGDEAAFEELIQIHQGPLYGFLLRMTGEPDDALDLVQETFIRALRSLSTFRGESTLKTWLHRIAMNLFLNEKRRPQRETVTPEELESQEPGFWDRLTGHVPEPDEVVESRQEMARLEKAILKLPEEYRSVLLLRDREGHTAQEVAELLEISVAAVKSRLHRARMFVRQEMLGTA